From a region of the Primulina eburnea isolate SZY01 chromosome 7, ASM2296580v1, whole genome shotgun sequence genome:
- the LOC140836464 gene encoding vacuolar protein sorting-associated protein 35B-like isoform X2 has protein sequence MYKETVLPRVLEQVVNCKDELAQYYLMDCIIQVFPDVYHLQTLETLLNACPQLQSSVDVKTVLARLMERLSNYAASDVEVLPELFQVEAFAKLNNAIDKVIAAQDNMPIVGVVTLYASLLTFTLQVHPDRLDYVDQILGACVKKLSGKERLDDSKATKLIISLLSAPLEKYKDIDTVLKLSNYPLVIEFLSGQTNKEMANVIVQNIMKNRTCISTAEKADALFELIKGLIRDLNDFHDELDEEDFKEEQSFVARLIQMMHSDDPKEMLKIICIVKKHILTGGAKRLPFTIPPLIFSTLKLIRRLESQDDSVSKEDDSAMPKKLFQIVTQTIEALSSVPVPELALGLYLQCAEAANDSDLEPVAYEFFTQAYILYEEEITDSKAQVTTIHLIIGTLQRMHVFGVENRDALTHKATGYSAKLLKKPDQCRAVYACSHLFWLDENDRIQDGERVLLCLKRAQRIANAAQQMSSATRGSSGSVLLYIEILNKYLYFYEKGISQITADLIQGLIELITSTTGGENTTLDPAADAFFASTLRYIQFQKNKGGAVAEKYEHINV, from the exons ATGTATAAAGAAACTGTGCTTCCCAGAGTTTTAGAACAA GTTGTCAACTGCAAAGATGAGCTTGCCCAATACTACTTGATGGATTGCATAATTCAAGTCTTTCCCGACGTTTACCATCTGCAGACCCTTGAAACACTATTGAATGCTTGCCCTCAGCTTCAG TCCTCTGTTGATGTAAAAACAGTTCTTGCTCGGCTAATGGAAAGACTTTCAAATTATGCTGCTTCTGATGTTGAA GTATTACCGGAACTTTTTCAAGTAGAAGCGTTTGCCAAGTTGAACAATGCTATAGACAAG GTGATAGCAGCACAAGATAATATGCCTATTGTTGGAGTAGTAACTTTGTATGCTTCTCTGTTGACATTTACTCTTCAAGTACATCCTGATCGGCTTGATTATGTTGACCAAATTCTT GGAGCATGCGTAAAGAAACTTTCAGGAAAAGAAAGGCTTGATGACAGCAAAGCGACAAAACTGATCATTTCTCTTCTAAGTGCTCCACTTGAGAAATATAAAGATATTGATACTGTGTTGAAGCTGTCAAATTATCCTCTTGTCATAGAATTTCTAAGTGGTCAAACAAATAAGGAGATGGCCAATGTaattgttcaaaacataatGAAAAACAGGACTTGCATTTCAACTGCCGAGAAG GCAGATGCATTGTTTGAATTGATTAAGGGGCTCATTAGAGACTTGAACGATTTTCATGATGAG CTTGATGAGGAGGATTTCAAAGAGGAGCAGAGTTTTGTTGCACGTCTTATCCAAATGATGCACAGTGATGATCCAAAAGAGATGTTGAAg ATCATCTGTATTGTGAAGAAGCATATTTTGACAGGAGGAGCAAAGAGACTGCCATTTACTATCCCTCCACTTATATTTAGTACCTTAAag TTGATAAGGCGACTGGAAAGTCAAGATGATAGTGTAtccaaggaagatgactcagctatgccaaaaaaattatttcagatAGTGACGCAG ACGATTGAAGCTTTGTCCAGCGTTCCAGTTCCTGAACTGGCCCTAGGGTTGTATCTGCAGTGTGCTGAG GCTGCAAATGACTCGGATTTAGAACCTGTTGCATATGAATTTTTCACTCAAGCTTATATTTTATATGAAGAAGAAATCACG GATTCGAAAGCTCAAGTAACCACCATACACCTAATTATAGGGACACTTCAAAGAATGCATGTCTTTGGCGTTGAGAACAGGGATGCATTAACACACAAGGCCACAGGG TATTCTGCTAAGCTGTTGAAGAAGCCTGATCAATGCAGAGCTGTCTATGCATGTTCCCACCTTTTTTGGCTTGATGAAAATGACAGAATCCAGGATGGAGAGAG GGTCTTGCTTTGCTTGAAACGTGCTCAGAGAATTGCAAATGCTGCGCAACAAATGTCCAGTGCAACTCGAGGGAGCAGCGGATCAGTTTTACTCTATATAGAAATATTAAACAA GTATCTCTACTTCTACGAGAAGGGGATCTCACAGATTACTGCTGATTTAATTCAGGGCTTGATTGAATTGATCACAAGTACAACAGGTGGTGAAAACACGACACTTGATCCAGCAGCAGATGCTTTTTTTGCCAGTACGCTAAGGTACATTCAATTTCAGAAGAACAAAGGCGGTGCAGTGGCAGAGAAATACGAGCATATCAATGTCTAA